A window from Pseudooceanicola algae encodes these proteins:
- a CDS encoding FadR/GntR family transcriptional regulator: MSEARRPSLADQVYDQLLTKILEEEYPVHGRLPTEEMLAESFGVSRPIVRGALSRLRDDGIVQSRRGSGSYVLRRPDRELISLVPLETVSDVQRCYEFRIDVEGAAAAWAARRRDDEDLAAMDAAYEVMEQSYQQNALGVEADQSLHLAVARATKNAFFSSVLESLSDQIAYGVKLSRSLTLLDAPVRQELVLSEHRAVLEAIRLKQPEVAQATMRHHITAAKDRMFVGTQED, from the coding sequence TTGTCAGAGGCAAGGCGACCTTCACTGGCCGATCAGGTCTACGATCAGCTGCTGACCAAGATCCTCGAAGAGGAATACCCAGTCCACGGCCGGCTACCCACCGAAGAGATGCTGGCGGAAAGCTTCGGTGTTTCGCGACCCATTGTGCGTGGGGCCCTGTCCCGGCTGCGGGACGATGGCATCGTGCAATCGCGTCGTGGGTCCGGCAGCTATGTGCTGCGCCGTCCCGACCGCGAGCTGATCAGCCTGGTGCCGCTTGAAACCGTCTCGGATGTTCAGCGCTGCTATGAATTTCGGATAGATGTCGAAGGCGCTGCCGCCGCCTGGGCGGCCCGGCGGCGTGACGACGAGGACCTGGCGGCGATGGATGCAGCCTATGAAGTGATGGAGCAAAGCTATCAGCAGAACGCACTTGGTGTGGAAGCGGATCAAAGTCTGCATTTGGCCGTCGCCCGCGCGACGAAGAACGCGTTTTTCTCGTCAGTGCTGGAATCCCTGAGCGATCAGATTGCCTATGGTGTCAAGCTGTCGCGGTCGCTGACCCTGCTTGACGCCCCCGTGCGCCAGGAGCTGGTGTTGTCAGAGCATCGCGCGGTGCTTGAGGCGATCCGCCTGAAGCAGCCCGAGGTGGCACAAGCAACAATGCGCCACCACATCACCGCCGCGAAGGACCGGATGTTCGTGGGCACGCAAGAGGACTGA
- a CDS encoding tripartite tricarboxylate transporter permease: MDFIFLVFSSFSLLADPVNFTYVILGFVIGTIFAAIPGLTATLAMALLLPLTYSLSVETALMACASIYMAGMCGGSITATTINIPGAPSSMMTALDGYPLQQQGKGALALGHAALGSMFGGALGALLLIALAPFVAELSLLVKTTGKFSLLAFALIVVVIAQRGRIPQAGLAACIGLMLATVGLDAMEPITRFTYGYSSLTAGIDLMPVIIGTFAIAEVLTQASSRTDITAAAAAASKVKIRRRDFLPAWSDIRKIGLRCYLKSSLIGYFVGTLPGAGGSMGSFLAYTETVRTSSEPETFGKGNPQGIAASESANNAVCGGAMVPMLTFGIPGDPITAIMLGVLVINGIQPGPQLMADQAGLIAPMLAALLFSAVVLIPLTLWLIGPYFIKIVSVRKDVLYAVIALLAVVGSFVSTYSTFQMFMALGMGILAFYLRRNGFPVITMLLGYILGPNLEEFLRRSLALSNGDPTTFFTNPDSLFFVALTLVFIYFLVIRKPAKTPEVAKTE; encoded by the coding sequence GTGGATTTCATCTTCCTAGTTTTCAGCAGCTTTTCCCTGCTGGCCGACCCGGTCAATTTCACTTATGTGATCCTTGGTTTCGTGATCGGCACGATTTTCGCCGCCATTCCGGGCCTGACTGCGACGCTGGCAATGGCACTTTTGCTGCCCCTGACCTATTCGCTGAGCGTCGAAACCGCGCTGATGGCCTGTGCCAGTATCTATATGGCCGGCATGTGCGGCGGATCGATCACGGCCACCACGATCAACATTCCCGGCGCACCGTCCTCCATGATGACCGCCCTTGACGGCTACCCGCTGCAACAACAGGGCAAGGGCGCGCTGGCGCTAGGCCATGCTGCACTGGGGTCCATGTTCGGTGGGGCACTTGGGGCGCTCTTGTTGATCGCGCTCGCCCCCTTCGTGGCCGAACTGTCGCTTTTGGTGAAGACCACGGGCAAGTTCTCTTTGCTGGCCTTCGCGCTGATCGTCGTGGTGATCGCGCAACGCGGTCGCATTCCGCAGGCCGGGCTGGCCGCGTGTATCGGCCTGATGCTGGCGACTGTCGGGCTTGATGCGATGGAGCCGATCACCCGCTTCACCTATGGCTATTCCAGCCTGACCGCCGGGATCGACCTGATGCCCGTGATCATCGGCACCTTTGCCATTGCCGAGGTTCTGACCCAGGCAAGCTCGCGCACGGATATCACCGCTGCGGCCGCTGCGGCCAGCAAGGTCAAGATCCGCCGCCGTGACTTCCTGCCGGCCTGGTCTGATATCCGCAAGATCGGCCTTCGCTGCTACCTCAAGTCTTCTCTGATCGGCTATTTCGTCGGCACATTGCCGGGCGCAGGCGGCTCGATGGGGTCGTTCCTGGCCTATACCGAGACGGTGCGCACTTCGTCCGAGCCCGAAACCTTTGGCAAGGGCAACCCGCAGGGCATCGCCGCTTCGGAAAGCGCCAACAACGCGGTCTGTGGCGGCGCCATGGTGCCGATGCTGACCTTTGGCATTCCCGGCGATCCGATTACCGCGATCATGCTGGGCGTTCTTGTGATCAACGGCATCCAGCCGGGACCGCAGCTGATGGCCGATCAGGCCGGGCTGATCGCCCCGATGCTGGCTGCCCTGCTGTTCAGCGCCGTGGTGCTGATCCCGCTGACGCTTTGGCTGATCGGGCCGTATTTCATCAAGATCGTCTCGGTGCGCAAGGATGTGCTTTATGCCGTTATCGCGCTCCTGGCCGTCGTCGGAAGCTTCGTCTCGACCTATTCGACCTTCCAGATGTTCATGGCGCTTGGCATGGGGATCCTGGCCTTCTACCTGCGGCGCAACGGTTTTCCGGTGATCACCATGCTTCTGGGCTATATCCTGGGGCCAAACCTGGAAGAGTTCCTGCGGCGGTCCCTGGCCTTGTCGAACGGTGATCCGACGACCTTCTTCACCAACCCCGACAGCCTGTTCTTTGTCGCGCTGACGCTGGTGTTCATCTACTTCCTGGTGATCCGCAAACCGGCAAAGACGCCCGAAGTCGCCAAGACCGAGTAG
- a CDS encoding tripartite tricarboxylate transporter TctB family protein, with protein sequence MMLFNRQLIFLYFTLAASVGYLVTALSLGAPIAESGLTPAFFPTLIGGLAIVFCCILILQALRSGPEADPVEEGRNYTHVWVVVAIFFYIVAFQPLGYFLSSGLFVFALILLFSKFEKLLQKALISAAIVVVAFIMFQQLFGVRLPTLWG encoded by the coding sequence ATGATGCTCTTTAACAGGCAATTGATATTTCTGTATTTCACTCTTGCGGCGTCTGTTGGCTATTTGGTTACCGCCCTCAGCCTGGGCGCGCCGATTGCTGAAAGCGGGCTGACCCCTGCCTTCTTTCCGACCCTGATCGGCGGTCTGGCAATCGTCTTTTGCTGCATCCTCATCCTGCAGGCGCTGCGATCCGGACCCGAGGCCGACCCAGTGGAAGAGGGTCGAAACTACACCCACGTCTGGGTCGTTGTCGCGATCTTCTTTTACATCGTGGCATTCCAGCCGCTGGGGTATTTCCTGTCTTCCGGCCTTTTCGTCTTTGCGCTGATCCTTCTGTTTTCGAAGTTTGAGAAGCTGCTGCAAAAGGCCCTCATCTCGGCCGCAATCGTCGTTGTCGCCTTCATCATGTTCCAACAATTGTTCGGGGTTCGACTCCCGACACTGTGGGGTTAA
- a CDS encoding Bug family tripartite tricarboxylate transporter substrate binding protein, which yields MFYKSLKTALGAALGVAILGTSVAAADFPTRDVRLIVPWPAGGGADAISRKISNIAEQDLPKSIYVENIAGAVTATGLIQMANARPDGHTVGVLTYDSIITLPRGQMVPGYSLDNMKLIARITSEADAIVVSKHSGIESYEDLIARAKENPGEVRIGVAPKGSGPYLSAMQLEQLLDVDFNVITYAGSSSAEAEALLSGELDAAISSLGDFSGLLASGDAKGVVELTSVQNATYTDVPTLKSKGHDLQTGSFIVLAAPANTPDDAVETLETSFKTAYDSAEFQDWLAQIGVTADWLGSGDVDVWVDELQTKTFSLMDELNL from the coding sequence ATGTTTTACAAAAGCTTGAAAACGGCACTTGGCGCTGCGCTTGGCGTGGCAATCCTCGGCACATCTGTTGCCGCGGCGGATTTTCCGACCCGTGATGTTCGCCTGATCGTGCCATGGCCCGCAGGTGGCGGCGCAGACGCGATTTCGCGCAAGATCAGCAACATCGCCGAGCAGGATCTGCCGAAATCCATCTATGTGGAAAACATCGCAGGTGCGGTGACCGCCACCGGTTTGATCCAGATGGCCAACGCACGTCCGGATGGCCACACCGTTGGCGTGCTGACCTATGACAGCATCATCACCCTGCCGCGCGGCCAGATGGTGCCGGGCTATTCGCTCGACAACATGAAGCTGATCGCACGCATCACCAGTGAGGCCGACGCTATCGTCGTGTCCAAGCATTCCGGCATCGAAAGCTACGAGGATCTGATTGCCCGCGCCAAGGAAAACCCCGGCGAAGTGCGTATCGGCGTGGCGCCCAAAGGCTCTGGCCCCTACCTCTCGGCAATGCAGCTGGAACAACTGCTCGACGTGGACTTCAACGTCATCACCTATGCCGGCTCGTCCAGTGCCGAAGCCGAAGCACTGCTTTCGGGCGAACTGGATGCGGCAATTTCCAGCCTTGGTGACTTCAGCGGTCTTCTGGCATCCGGCGATGCCAAGGGCGTGGTCGAGCTGACCTCTGTGCAAAACGCCACTTACACCGATGTGCCGACGCTGAAATCCAAGGGGCATGACCTGCAGACCGGCAGCTTTATCGTTCTGGCGGCGCCTGCAAACACCCCCGATGACGCGGTCGAGACGCTGGAGACCAGCTTCAAGACGGCCTACGACAGTGCCGAGTTCCAGGACTGGCTGGCGCAGATCGGCGTGACCGCCGATTGGCTCGGCTCCGGTGACGTTGACGTCTGGGTTGACGAACTGCAAACCAAGACGTTCTCGCTGATGGACGAACTGAACCTGTAA
- a CDS encoding SDR family NAD(P)-dependent oxidoreductase, which translates to MDYGLKGKTALITGGASGIGKATAKLLLAEGAQVILVDLKGDDVARAAQDLGDNATALQADLRDPAQIRGLAATTEERISMPDILICAAGVTGAKGHPLEMSDADWHEAWETDFMSVVRTVRAFEPAMESRGWGRIVILCSENAVQPYADEAVYNVAKAGLLNFAKGLSGPAAQRGVLVNCVSPAFIETPMTDAMMDKKAQADGTDRDAAIRQFLKTERPWLALERRGKPEEAAHTIAFLCSQQASFVVGANYRVDGGSVAAIAM; encoded by the coding sequence ATGGACTACGGATTGAAGGGAAAGACCGCGCTGATCACTGGAGGCGCCTCCGGCATCGGCAAGGCAACAGCCAAGCTTCTTCTTGCGGAGGGCGCTCAGGTCATCCTCGTCGACCTCAAGGGCGATGACGTCGCTCGCGCCGCGCAGGACCTGGGCGACAACGCGACGGCCCTTCAGGCCGATCTGCGCGACCCGGCGCAGATCAGGGGGCTGGCCGCCACTACCGAGGAGCGCATCTCCATGCCGGACATCCTGATCTGCGCGGCCGGCGTGACCGGCGCCAAGGGTCACCCGCTGGAGATGAGCGACGCAGACTGGCACGAGGCCTGGGAGACGGACTTCATGTCGGTCGTGCGCACCGTTCGCGCATTCGAGCCCGCGATGGAAAGCCGTGGCTGGGGCAGGATTGTCATCCTGTGCTCTGAAAACGCAGTGCAGCCTTACGCGGACGAAGCCGTCTACAATGTCGCCAAGGCGGGCCTGCTGAATTTCGCCAAGGGCCTCAGCGGCCCCGCGGCGCAGCGTGGCGTGCTGGTCAACTGCGTCTCCCCGGCCTTCATAGAGACGCCGATGACCGATGCGATGATGGACAAGAAGGCTCAGGCGGACGGCACCGACCGCGACGCGGCGATCCGGCAGTTCCTGAAGACCGAGCGCCCCTGGCTGGCGCTGGAACGGCGTGGCAAGCCGGAGGAAGCCGCCCATACCATCGCCTTCCTGTGTTCGCAGCAGGCAAGCTTCGTCGTTGGTGCAAACTACCGCGTCGATGGTGGTTCGGTCGCAGCGATCGCCATGTGA
- a CDS encoding mechanosensitive ion channel family protein yields the protein METATRILDAAWRRVADWPEWLGSAAVLSGALILSLLLHALLFRILRRWLDTDSGMAGSSLRHARRPTRLAFVLGAMAIIVPRLDLPWRLQDGLGHMFLILLIILVGWTTILVTRHLSDRVIRHQRMDIDDNLAARKLVTQFRVLRRTATILLTIFTTAAVLLTFETVQQYGVSLFASAGAAGLILGLAARPVLANLIAGIQIAITQPIRLEDVVIVDGEWGWVEEIFATYVVVRIWDWRRMVVPLSYFIEQPFQNWTRESASIIGAVHWHLDYTVPVEELRGKLEEIVRASPYWDGNVINLQVTDADKDTIALRGLMSARTSPQAWDLRCEVREKVITWIRAEHPEALPRLRGELLPAKAESTPG from the coding sequence ATGGAGACGGCGACCCGCATACTCGACGCTGCCTGGCGCAGGGTGGCCGACTGGCCTGAATGGCTCGGGTCGGCTGCTGTCCTGTCCGGGGCGCTGATCCTTTCCCTGTTGCTGCATGCGCTGCTGTTCCGCATTCTACGGCGCTGGCTGGATACCGACAGCGGCATGGCCGGGTCCTCCCTGCGCCACGCCAGACGTCCCACGCGCCTGGCCTTTGTACTGGGCGCCATGGCGATCATCGTCCCACGCCTGGATCTGCCGTGGCGATTGCAGGACGGATTGGGCCACATGTTCCTGATCCTTCTGATCATCCTGGTAGGCTGGACCACCATCCTGGTGACCCGCCATCTGAGCGACCGGGTCATCCGGCACCAGAGAATGGATATCGACGACAACCTTGCAGCGCGAAAGCTGGTAACCCAGTTCCGGGTGTTGCGGCGTACAGCCACGATCCTGCTCACGATCTTCACGACGGCCGCCGTCCTTCTGACCTTTGAGACTGTGCAGCAATATGGCGTCAGTCTGTTCGCCTCGGCAGGGGCGGCAGGCCTGATCCTCGGCCTTGCGGCACGGCCGGTGCTGGCCAACCTGATTGCGGGCATCCAGATCGCCATCACCCAGCCGATCCGACTGGAAGACGTGGTCATCGTCGACGGGGAATGGGGCTGGGTCGAAGAGATCTTCGCCACATATGTCGTGGTGAGGATCTGGGACTGGCGCCGCATGGTGGTCCCTCTGAGCTATTTCATCGAACAACCCTTCCAGAACTGGACACGCGAAAGCGCCTCGATCATCGGCGCGGTTCACTGGCATCTCGACTACACCGTCCCCGTGGAAGAACTGCGCGGAAAGCTGGAGGAGATCGTGCGCGCGTCGCCCTACTGGGACGGCAACGTCATCAACCTTCAGGTCACCGATGCGGACAAGGACACGATCGCCCTGCGCGGCCTGATGAGCGCCCGCACATCGCCCCAGGCCTGGGACCTGCGTTGCGAGGTCCGCGAGAAGGTCATCACATGGATCCGGGCCGAGCATCCGGAGGCCCTGCCCCGCCTGCGCGGAGAACTGCTGCCTGCCAAGGCAGAGAGCACGCCGGGCTGA
- a CDS encoding sodium:solute symporter, with product MENASFDLHWVDYAIVLVYFAAVIGHGLYISRKMKGGADDYFLAGRSLPWYLIGFSLFASNMSGSSFVGLMGGAYDNGLVIFNYEWTAALVLIIFAIFILPSFLRAKIGTVPMFLEERYDVRSRRAFSLFTILAIMFIDTAGALYAGGLVISNVTGVLNLWTAVALLALVAGVYTILGGLSAVVVTDTVQAILLIVAAAALFWLGLDEIGGWQQLFVDVPEEKTKLILPANDDFLPWTGLWGVVLLGFYYWTINQFVVQRTLGAENLKEGQVGALFAGFLKLPNLFLMILPGLIALKLYPDLETPDLAFPTLAFELMPIGLRGLIMAALIAAIMSSLDSALNSASTLVVKDFIEPKWKIGEDRQVWLGRVVTGLVMVFGAIYAPSIASFESLFEYFQSSLSYVIPSMVVVFILGLFVPWLNGNGAFWTIVIGLLVGVPLFIAKEVTGMWEAWGMPEIHYTVMSSIMMGLGIVTHFGISAMTRQDRKEDIDNLVWSRSGTAEIFTRWEKPLWKNQSIWAGLLILCLAGFVIWFA from the coding sequence ATGGAAAACGCATCATTTGACCTGCACTGGGTAGATTATGCCATCGTCCTGGTCTACTTCGCGGCGGTGATTGGCCACGGCCTCTATATTTCGCGAAAGATGAAGGGCGGCGCGGACGACTATTTTCTCGCCGGCCGCAGCCTTCCCTGGTATCTGATCGGCTTCTCACTCTTCGCCTCCAACATGTCCGGCTCCAGCTTTGTCGGCCTGATGGGCGGCGCCTATGACAATGGCTTGGTCATATTCAACTACGAATGGACTGCCGCGCTGGTGCTGATCATCTTCGCGATCTTCATCCTGCCGTCTTTCCTGCGTGCCAAGATCGGAACGGTGCCGATGTTCCTTGAGGAACGCTATGACGTCCGCTCCCGGCGGGCGTTTTCACTGTTCACCATCCTTGCCATCATGTTCATCGACACGGCAGGCGCCCTGTATGCTGGCGGTCTGGTGATCTCCAACGTGACAGGAGTGCTGAACCTCTGGACGGCAGTGGCCTTGCTCGCCCTCGTCGCAGGCGTCTACACGATTCTCGGTGGCCTTTCCGCGGTGGTCGTGACCGATACTGTTCAGGCCATCCTGCTGATCGTGGCGGCCGCGGCGCTGTTCTGGCTCGGCCTCGACGAGATCGGCGGCTGGCAACAGCTCTTTGTCGACGTCCCGGAAGAGAAGACCAAACTGATCCTGCCGGCAAACGACGACTTCCTGCCATGGACCGGGCTTTGGGGCGTCGTCCTGCTGGGTTTCTATTACTGGACGATCAACCAGTTCGTGGTTCAGCGCACCCTGGGGGCCGAGAACCTGAAGGAGGGTCAGGTGGGCGCCCTCTTCGCCGGCTTCCTGAAACTGCCCAACCTTTTCCTGATGATTCTGCCGGGGTTGATCGCGCTGAAACTCTATCCCGATCTGGAAACCCCCGACCTTGCCTTCCCCACGCTGGCATTCGAACTGATGCCCATCGGGTTGCGCGGGCTGATCATGGCGGCATTGATCGCGGCGATCATGTCCTCGCTGGACTCTGCGCTCAACTCGGCCTCCACCCTCGTGGTGAAGGATTTCATCGAACCGAAATGGAAGATCGGCGAGGATCGCCAAGTCTGGCTGGGGCGCGTCGTCACCGGACTTGTGATGGTCTTCGGGGCGATCTACGCCCCCTCGATCGCCAGTTTCGAAAGCCTGTTCGAGTATTTCCAATCCTCGCTGTCCTACGTGATACCGTCCATGGTCGTCGTGTTCATTCTTGGCCTTTTCGTTCCGTGGCTGAACGGGAACGGTGCCTTCTGGACGATCGTGATCGGCCTGCTCGTCGGCGTGCCGCTGTTCATTGCCAAGGAAGTGACCGGCATGTGGGAGGCATGGGGCATGCCGGAGATCCACTACACGGTCATGTCCTCGATCATGATGGGCCTGGGGATCGTCACGCACTTCGGCATCTCCGCGATGACCCGGCAGGACCGCAAGGAAGACATCGACAACCTCGTATGGTCCAGGAGCGGAACGGCAGAGATCTTCACCCGCTGGGAAAAGCCACTGTGGAAGAACCAGTCGATCTGGGCGGGTCTGCTCATTCTCTGCCTTGCCGGCTTCGTGATCTGGTTCGCCTGA
- a CDS encoding ABC transporter substrate-binding protein — MDRKLIRIAVLGLAGLLGSTSLAAAEVSVEFWHSFSGSSGDALTEIIANFEEANPGITIEAEHVGNYNDIVARLQAAIPAGRGPDAVIMEVTRYGLFADRGVLMDLTDYLEADPLKDELFDFAREVGVYEGKNYIVPFNSSTPVTYVNKDIFERAGLSEDTPLTTYDEILGAAQQIQNELGDEGIYGIAAPGQFARWGLIMDNDSDLIDSVSGEILIDAPNTIEAYEWMASLVHDHGVASADNVTEENTGRDAFFAGNVGIMMNSTGNYRQSKASLGDDLMVRPLPCNKVCAAPIGGAGIGILSTAEAEVQDAAYQFISFAASAESNAIWFAGTGYMPINRNTADQPLAAETLENEPGIRVSIEQLEVARGRPRPPVVTWMRATEYGMWQAMALGQRDVEETLVDFADRTRNEAGRLGQ, encoded by the coding sequence ATGGACAGAAAACTTATCCGTATCGCCGTGCTGGGCCTTGCTGGCCTGCTTGGCTCGACCTCTCTTGCGGCTGCAGAGGTCTCCGTCGAATTCTGGCACAGCTTCAGCGGCTCGTCCGGCGACGCGCTGACCGAGATCATCGCCAACTTCGAAGAAGCCAACCCCGGCATCACCATCGAAGCCGAACATGTCGGCAACTACAACGACATCGTTGCCCGCCTGCAGGCCGCCATCCCCGCTGGCCGTGGCCCCGATGCCGTGATCATGGAAGTCACCCGCTACGGCCTGTTCGCCGACCGTGGCGTGCTGATGGACCTGACCGATTACCTTGAAGCCGATCCGCTGAAGGACGAACTGTTCGACTTCGCCCGCGAGGTCGGCGTCTACGAGGGCAAGAACTATATCGTGCCCTTCAACAGCTCGACCCCGGTGACCTATGTCAACAAGGACATCTTCGAGCGGGCCGGTCTTTCGGAAGACACGCCGCTGACCACCTATGACGAGATCCTTGGCGCCGCACAGCAGATCCAGAACGAACTGGGCGACGAAGGCATCTACGGCATCGCGGCGCCCGGGCAGTTTGCGCGCTGGGGCCTGATCATGGACAACGACAGCGACCTGATCGACAGCGTGTCGGGCGAGATCCTGATCGATGCGCCGAACACCATCGAGGCCTATGAATGGATGGCATCGCTGGTGCATGACCACGGCGTCGCTTCGGCCGACAACGTCACCGAAGAAAACACCGGCCGGGACGCGTTCTTCGCGGGCAATGTCGGGATCATGATGAACTCGACAGGAAACTACCGCCAGTCCAAAGCATCGCTGGGCGATGACCTGATGGTGCGCCCGCTGCCCTGCAACAAGGTCTGCGCCGCACCAATCGGCGGCGCAGGCATCGGCATCCTGTCCACGGCGGAGGCCGAGGTGCAGGACGCGGCCTACCAGTTCATCAGCTTCGCGGCTTCGGCGGAATCGAACGCGATCTGGTTTGCCGGCACCGGCTACATGCCGATCAACCGCAACACCGCCGACCAACCGCTGGCCGCCGAAACGCTTGAAAACGAGCCTGGCATCCGCGTGTCGATCGAACAGCTCGAGGTCGCCCGTGGCCGCCCGCGTCCGCCGGTCGTGACGTGGATGCGCGCCACCGAGTACGGCATGTGGCAGGCGATGGCCCTTGGCCAGCGTGACGTCGAAGAGACGCTAGTCGACTTCGCCGACCGGACCCGCAACGAAGCGGGCCGCCTGGGCCAGTAG
- a CDS encoding carbohydrate ABC transporter permease: MLRKLTPYLFVLPLLGFMAVFTYIPILQSVNLSFRVWDFMSPTKPWVGLDNYRLLLTSRDFWNSLKITAVFALISVPLRLALALAVASFLIRETAVSRITRGAIFLPAVTSTVSIAVVFSWVFSTDYGAINGFLQMLGFDKVSWMQDPQLALYVIIFVNTWKQLGYDVIIYTAGLQAISMEYYDAAAVDGGGRFHVFRRVTFPLVMPTTYFLLVISVIDAFQVFTIVDVMTRGGPAGATDMIVNMLYRVGFTLFDIGTGSALAVLLFIFLIALALVKARVIGRRVHYDS; the protein is encoded by the coding sequence ATGCTTCGCAAACTGACCCCTTACCTGTTCGTGCTGCCGCTTCTCGGCTTCATGGCGGTCTTCACCTACATCCCGATCCTGCAAAGCGTGAACCTGTCGTTCCGCGTGTGGGATTTCATGTCGCCGACCAAGCCCTGGGTGGGGCTCGACAACTATCGGCTGCTGCTGACCTCGCGCGATTTCTGGAACTCGCTGAAGATCACCGCGGTCTTTGCGCTGATCTCGGTGCCGCTGCGGCTGGCGCTGGCACTGGCGGTGGCATCCTTCCTGATCCGCGAGACGGCGGTGTCGCGCATCACGCGCGGCGCGATCTTCCTGCCCGCCGTCACCTCGACCGTGTCGATCGCGGTGGTGTTCAGCTGGGTGTTCTCGACCGATTACGGCGCGATCAACGGCTTCCTGCAGATGCTGGGCTTCGACAAGGTATCATGGATGCAGGACCCGCAACTGGCACTGTACGTGATCATCTTCGTGAACACGTGGAAGCAGCTGGGCTACGACGTGATCATCTACACAGCCGGGCTGCAGGCGATTTCCATGGAATACTACGACGCGGCGGCGGTGGACGGCGGGGGCCGGTTCCATGTGTTCCGGCGCGTGACCTTCCCGCTGGTGATGCCGACCACGTATTTCCTGCTGGTGATCTCGGTGATCGACGCATTCCAGGTGTTCACCATCGTCGACGTGATGACGCGCGGCGGGCCCGCGGGCGCCACCGACATGATCGTCAACATGCTGTACCGCGTCGGCTTTACCCTGTTCGACATCGGCACCGGGTCCGCGCTGGCCGTGCTGCTGTTCATTTTCCTGATCGCGCTGGCCCTGGTGAAGGCCCGCGTGATCGGCCGGAGGGTCCACTATGACTCGTGA
- a CDS encoding carbohydrate ABC transporter permease yields MTRETSARALWIINGLTLLAAVIFLSPVLYSIWMSFQTSDAYYSGGVDFTLRNYDVAIGQYNFARYLLNSVIVSGIVTLLGISFATMAAFAFARFEFRGGNLMFGAVVATLMIPSHITLIPNYLTLARAGMLDSYAGLILPAISSGFAAFFLRQYIRGIPRALDEAAYMDGATPLKVLWRVIVPISKPAIFSMGLQLFIAEWNNYIWPLVAISKSDLFTLQIGLARLYRVNPGEDVIDWPLVMAASTITILPVLLGFVLVERHLVRGITMGAVK; encoded by the coding sequence ATGACTCGTGAAACGTCCGCCCGCGCCCTCTGGATCATCAACGGCCTCACGTTGCTGGCCGCCGTCATCTTCCTGTCGCCGGTGCTGTATTCCATCTGGATGAGCTTCCAGACATCGGATGCCTATTACTCCGGCGGGGTCGACTTCACCCTACGCAACTACGATGTGGCGATCGGACAGTACAACTTCGCCCGCTACCTGCTGAACTCGGTGATCGTGTCGGGCATCGTGACGCTGCTGGGCATCTCGTTCGCCACGATGGCCGCCTTCGCCTTTGCCCGGTTCGAATTTCGGGGTGGCAACCTGATGTTCGGTGCGGTGGTGGCGACGCTGATGATCCCCAGCCACATCACGCTGATCCCGAACTACCTGACGCTGGCGCGGGCCGGGATGCTGGACAGCTACGCGGGCCTGATCCTGCCGGCGATCTCGTCGGGCTTCGCCGCCTTCTTCCTGCGCCAGTACATCCGCGGGATCCCCCGCGCGCTGGACGAGGCGGCCTACATGGATGGCGCGACCCCACTGAAAGTGCTGTGGCGGGTGATCGTGCCGATCTCGAAGCCGGCGATCTTCTCGATGGGGCTGCAGTTGTTCATTGCCGAGTGGAACAACTACATCTGGCCGCTGGTCGCGATCAGCAAAAGCGACCTTTTCACCCTGCAAATCGGGTTGGCGCGGCTGTACCGTGTGAATCCGGGCGAGGACGTAATCGACTGGCCGCTGGTAATGGCGGCGTCGACGATCACCATCCTGCCGGTCCTGCTGGGCTTCGTCCTTGTCGAACGCCACCTCGTGCGCGGCATCACGATGGGGGCGGTGAAATGA